A single region of the Vicia villosa cultivar HV-30 ecotype Madison, WI linkage group LG4, Vvil1.0, whole genome shotgun sequence genome encodes:
- the LOC131595413 gene encoding ubiquinol oxidase 4, chloroplastic/chromoplastic-like, whose translation MAAAMLSSPLFPTTHLNKPLTSQFRPLSFRPSFSRIRASLLQDKEDKVILQDSFPSKTNSPLDSATGSSASNDSVSSPSAWEKGVIKVEQSVNIFLTDSVIKILDVLYRDRNYARFFVLETIARVPYFAFMSILHMYESFGWWRRADYLKVHFAESWNEMHHLLIMEELGGNAWWFDRFLAQHIAIFYYFMTALMYAISPRMAYHFSECVENHAFETYDKFIKEQGEELKKMPAPEVAVNYYTGDDLYLFDEFQTSRLPNTRRPTIENLYDVFLNIRDDEAEHCKTMRACQTDGNLRSPHSYAEDDESVCTLDAGCEGIVDCIKKSVTSNPAAKVK comes from the exons ATGGCGGCGGCGATGCTCTCTTCTCCCCTCTTTCCAACCACACATCTCAACAAACCACTTACCTCCCAATTCCGTCCTCTTTCATTTCGTCCATCGTTTTCCAG GATTCGTGCTTCTCTGTTGCAAGATAAAGAGGATAAAGTTATTCTGCAAGATTCTTTTCCTTCTAAAACAAACTCTCCTTTAGATTCAGCTACTGGTAGTAGCGCTAGTAATGATAGTGTTTCATCTCCTAGTGCTTGGGAAAAAGGGGTTATCAAGGTTGAACAATCAGTCAATATCTTTCTCACG GACTCTGTCATTAAGATACTTGATGTTCTTTATCGTGATAGGAATTATGCAAGGTTTTTTGTGCTTGAGACTATTGCTAGAGTTCCTTATTTTG CCTTTATGTCAATTCTTCATATGTATGAGAGTTTTGGCTGGTGGAGACGGGCGGATTATCTGAAAGTGCATTTTGCCGAGAGCTGGAATGAAATGCATCATTTGCTCATCATGGAA GAACTTGGAGGGAATGCTTGGTGGTTTGACCGGTTTCTTGCTCAACATATtgcaatattttattatttcatgacAGCTTTAATGTATGCAATAAGCCCAAGAATGGCAT ATCACTTTTCTGAATGTGTAGAGAATCATGCATTTGAAACTTATGACAAATTTATTAAGGAACAAGGAG AGGAATTGAAAAAAATGCCGGCTCCTGAGGTAGCTGTGAATTATTATACAGGAGATGACTTGTATTTATTTG aTGAATTTCAAACTTCCAGACTTCCTAATACTAGAAGGCCTACGATAG AAAATCTGTACGACGTATTTTTAAATATCCGAGATGATGAAGCTGAACATTGTAAGACAATGAGGGCTTGTCAAACTGATGGAAACCTCAGGTCGCCTCATTCATATGCGGAGGATGATGAATCAGTCTGTACACTTGATGCAGGCTGTGAAGGAATTGTTGACTGTATAAAGAAATCTGTTACTTCTAATCCGGCGGCTAAGGTGAAGTAA
- the LOC131595412 gene encoding protein CLMP1-like, whose product MRKSGGRRKKDKVGSPNSGSQPNSPSSPRSTAFDPRPSPKKPDQNSPLKPESKPEPDSLNEHVTAASRQLKLAYDHDIRLAQMPINCSFRELRDLVKKKFPMSNSVLIKYKDNDGDLVTITSTEELRLAESTVDKTFSIGILKLNIIEVSPEQEPWVLEEGEEQEKHIDCVLDEKKATTECKKVAENVEVDDWLYEFAQLFSSHVGASQSIDFRELGTEFCSEALEDIVTFDEAQDLFYKAEFKFQEVAALAFFNWGNVDMCAARKFVKLDENENEVVVMKESEFDFVKEKYYLAREKYERAVVIKPDFYEGLLAIGQQQFELAKLHWSFGMVNKMDLGKETLRLFDVAEEKMMAASDMWERLEEGKLGGQGSGMRSQINLFWGNMLFERSQVEFKLGMRDWKRKLDASVERFKIAGASPDDVSTVLKKHCSNGNARDGDVKGSPRTQNVVKMMK is encoded by the coding sequence ATGAGGAAATCCGGTGGCAGAAGAAAAAAAGATAAAGTTGGATCCCCGAATTCCGGTTCACAACCGAATTCTCCATCGTCACCGAGATCCACGGCGTTTGATCCTCGCCCAAGCCCAAAGAAGCCCGACCAGAATTCGCCTCTCAAGCCTGAGTCCAAGCCCGAGCCTGATTCCTTAAATGAACATGTCACGGCTGCGTCCAGACAGTTGAAGCTTGCTTATGATCATGACATAAGGCTAGCACAAATGCCAATAAATTGCAGCTTCAGAGAATTAAGAGATTTAGTGAAGAAGAAATTTCCAATGTCGAATTCAGTTTTGATAAAGTACAAAGATAACGACGGTGATTTGGTTACTATAACCTCCACAGAAGAACTCAGATTAGCCGAATCTACCGTTGATAAAACCTTTTCAATTGGAATTCTGAAactaaatatcatcgaagttagtCCCGAACAGGAACCATGGGTgttagaagaaggagaagaacaaGAAAAACATATAGATTGTGTTTTGGATGAGAAAAAGGCCACTACTGAATGCAAGAAAGTAGCAGAGAATGTAGAAGTTGATGATTGGTTATACGAATTCGCTCAGTTATTTAGCTCGCATGTTGGCGCCAGTCAATCTATTGATTTCCGCGAGTTAGGAACGGAGTTTTGCTCAGAGGCACTTGAAGATATAGTGACCTTTGATGAAGCTCAAGATTTGTTTTACAAAGCTGAGTTTAAGTTTCAAGAGGTTGCTGCTTTGGCGTTTTTCAATTGGGGAAACGTCGACATGTGCGCTGCTAGGAAGTTTGTTAAATTAGATGAGAATGAGAATGAGGTTGTGGTAATGAAAGAATCAGAGTTTGATTTTGTCAAGGAAAAGTACTATTTAGCGCGAGAAAAGTACGAACGTGCGGTGGTGATTAAACCTGATTTTTACGAAGGGTTATTGGCTATTGGACAGCAACAATTTGAATTGGCTAAGCTTCATTGGTCATTTGGTATGGTGAATAAGATGGATTTAGGTAAAGAGACGCTGCGCCTTTTTGATGTTGCGGAGGAGAAGATGATGGCTGCGAGTGATATGTGGGAGAGGTTGGAAGAAGGGAAACTTGGCGGGCAAGGAAGCGGTATGAGATCCCAGATTAATCTTTTTTGGGGGAATATGTTATTTGAAAGGTCTCAAGTGGAGTTTAAATTGGGAATGAGAGATTGGAAGAGAAAACTCGATGCTTCTGTTGAAAGGTTTAAGATTGCTGGAGCTTCCCCGGATGATGTTTCGACGGTTTTGAAGAAGCATTGTTCCAATGGGAATGCTAGGGACGGAGACGTGAAGGGATCGCCAAGAACACAGAATGTAGTCAAAATGATGAAATAG